DNA sequence from the Anas acuta chromosome 21, bAnaAcu1.1, whole genome shotgun sequence genome:
CCTATCGAACTCCTTTGCTCTTGGactcccttcctggagtgaaGTGGGCAGCTTGCAGCGCGACGGGTCCGAGCTGCCCAAGTGCTTTCCACTCCTGActtcctgctgcctgtgcagaATTTGCTTACTTTGTATATGACTTTAAATCAAATTAACAGCCAATCTCTTAAACAAAACTCAGTCTTCATGTCAGCAGAGTGACAAGGCATGAGTGTTCTGAACGCAGCCCAACAGCTCTGCTCTGGTAGCTGTGCCCTCAGCCCAACACCATCTGAAGAGGCAGGATTTTATTCAGGACCATTTTCAGGGCCATTAGTTTGTTCTAATACAATTAGAACTGTACTACTAAACACCTGTAAGGATTAATTAACTATTCATGACCATTAATTAATCCTTACAGGTGTTTAGTAATACACTTCTAGCTCTGAAATTgttctctcctttcttcctgggcagagtttttcattttctggttGTGTAGAAGGGACTCTCAAGCCTCCTTCTTCAACCCTGGTAGAATTAACTTTCCCCAAAGAAAATAAGCCTGGAGGAAAGGCTGAACGGGATGTTGCCTGTCGCCTcgtcagcctgctctgctgtccctgctcaggTTTTGGAAGGTGGGCAGAGGCAGTGAGGGTGGGCACCCCCGGGAAGCCTGGTGTTTCTCACTGGGATGGGTCTTCTCTTTCCCTGACCCCAAAGCCCAGGTCTCCGTGCTCAGCCCTGTGGTTGCTTTGCCTCGTGGCTGGGCTGAGTGGATCTGCTCCGATAGGAAcgagctggggaggagagggacagAAGTAGCTCAAAAACAAGTGCAAAACAAGGTCCCGGCCCTGAGAAATTGCAGTTTGAATCTCAGATGGGCAATCCCGCCTGCTTTTCCACCGTGGTATGGAAAGTTGGAATCCCTTGCAAATGTGGCCTCGTTAAAGAGGTTCTTTCTTTAAAGGACAAATGTCCCAGTGTGTACAAACACCAGCTCGGAGCTTTGTCCCATTACCTTGTATGGGGATGCTGCTTTGTGAGAGCCTGACTTGCTAGCAGCAGGTTTCCTTTCACACaggaaaagttttgttttctgtgcccTTATCTTTGGAGAAAGAACGAGGAATTTACTACCAGGGGATAAAGGTCTACGAACTCGTTCGTGTTTTGAAACCAGAGTTTTGGAGTTCCTAAGGACCCTGCTCTTCCTGACAGCCCCACCACGTCCCATCCGTGGGCACGGCAGCTCGCTTCTGGGGGTACCGAGGTTTTGGCAGACCTGGCCAGGTCTGCTGGAAAGTCTGGAAGCACCTCAGGGCCAAAACTATCCCCGTGTGCAGGTTGCTGACTCGGCGTGCAGTCTCTCTGAAGTTTGTCGACTGGGTAATTCAGAAATTTAATGTAAACTTTAAGAAATCGTTGCTGCTTTCCAGGTCTTTTGAGTGTATCTGGTCGGGCAGATACCAGCAAATACTTAGACAGGTCATTTTGCTCCCAGAATTTGCTTCTGGCTGGTGTTGCAAGGAAGTGTGAAAGCACAGGAGGGAGCCTGACCTCCTGGAGACGGTGCCAAGCTCCTGCAAGCTGCGGAGATGCCTCTGCTGTAGCTGGCTGCGAGGTGACCTCCTGTGTCCCTTCTCCACTTCCATGGAACGATGCTGATAAGGACAATAAAAATTGGCATGCACAGCGTGCCACGTCAGTAACGTATAAAATGACACAGGTGCTTCCTTTCTGGTGTTGGAGGCAGGGGCACCTCTTGTGCCTACCAGCGTCGGGCTTTCACTTTCCAAGGTCTGCTCCTCACATTGCATGCCTAACCTCACTCTTCAGCCTCCTGTCTTTTTGGGGGGCTGCGTTTAGGCAGGATCGGGCCCCGTGCACCCTCCTGgcaccctcctgctgcctgtagGCAGTGTGGCACAGCAGTGGTGGCCGTCCCCTGCACCACGGGGTCATTGCCACcgctgagctggggctgggcgcGATGTCCCAGACGCAGCTGCGCAGTGGGATCCTCTGGGCAGCGGGGGCTGCCAGTGCCTGAGAGTTTCTGGTAAGATCAAACTTGGTTGGGGATGGTTGAGCTTCTAGCTCTTATCTTAATCTGTATCTCGATGTGCGGGGGCGAGCCCGTGGGCTGTGGTTTGGCACTTTGAGTGGAGGGCATCCCAGATATTTTCTGAACGCTCAGAAACCTCAGTTTGCCCTCCTAAGGCTGTAGTAAAATGCAACAATTGAAGCCAGCCTCGTGCCTTCTCAGCTGCCTTCGcagtttctgctgctgcttcctctccAAGTCTCAGAAGCTGCATGCCATGCCGAGGGAAGGATTCTGCCAACACTTTTCCATGTGCAGCACAGGGTGCAGCCGTCTCCATCgacctgcagcagagcccagagcaGCCCACGAGAGCCCAGGGCAGGCGATGGGTCCCCCTGTGCCAGGGGAAGCTACGACACTGCAGTTCTGTTGGGCACAGCTGTGTGCCATGCGCCCGGCTGAGCCTTTTCtctcctgcctccctgcaggCACTCTGCTCCTCGCCGCCGTGCCCTTGGGCTGCctgtggggctggaagggagctCAGAGGTGCAGCCGCAGGCAGGAAATGACTCAGGGGTGCTCGGAGCAGGCGGGGAAGGCTTGGTGCAACAGCactgccaacgggcaggctggatCCGGCTGCCTTACCTTGGCAAAATGCTCGGCACCGTCCTGGCAAGCTTCCCCCAACCTCTCACCTGGAAGCTGCAGGCGGGGATGTTGTGCCCGCCGTGCCAGGCTTGCAGCTCGTGGGGTTGGGAGCAGGGCGAGGGGGCAAATGGGGAGGTTGTGGTGCAAGGAGGAGCAGGGGAGCTGGCCCCACGCTGTCCTATAAAGCTGCAGAAGCGGTGTCAGGGCAGGGGAAGGTTTTTGGTTCGCAGCAGAACGCAGGGGCCAGCGCCGCTCCCCTGAGCGAGCAGCTGGTTTCCCTTTTAGGGTCGGCGAGAGGCAGAAACAATTTCGCACAGATTCCAGGACCCGGAATGGTTCTGGAAAGCCAGCAGGAACAAAAAGCGTTCTTCCCCTCTTCTGACCTTGAAGCACGCCCAGGACCGTCTTTCAAAGCCTCCTCCCTGGACAGTTTCGTCCTTACATGGGGAGCCTGGCCCGCAGCGCCGCGCCTCGCCGGCCACGTGTCTGTTTAGGTGTGAAGTGAGACTGCACAAGGGGGAGGCGAGGATAGGCAGGAGCCTGACACACAGAGCCAAAGACAGGTCTATTCCTGTGCCCTGGAAAGATTAAGTGTTTCCTTTGGAATAGCCTCGTGCGCTCGGGTGGCTTCGTGGACGTGACCTGACAGCGACCGCGGGGTGCTCGGGCTGAAGGAGCTCCTGGTAGTGGGAACGGCCTCCGAAGGCTGATCAAACTCTGAAGGGTTCACAGAAAGCCTGGCCCTGGCCCTATTCTTTGCATAACAGGACCCCGGTTCGTAGACTTTAATGTCACGATATCCCGGGACTGTCGCTAAGCCTCTGCTGTCCCGCCGCAGCGTTACGGGCACGCTGCTCTCTAATTAGAAAGTGGCCTCTGCTGCGTGTCCTTGGCGGATCGCTGACCTTTCTCAGACGTGAAGTTATTCTGAGCCCTGTTCCAGACTGATCAGGTTTGCATCCCGGAGCACTCTGAATGTTGTTTGCGAGAGGAGCTCTTGTTGCCAAAGCTGTTTGTTCCTGGGCACAGGAGAGGAACCGAACTTCCTTCCCTCCGTGAGCACGGCTATATCGGTCAGGAGGAACGGGCAGGCAGCTGGCAAGCAGATATTTGGTGGTATTTTTGCCCTTGGACAATGAGACAGCTGCGAGAACATCCCGTGTCCAGCTCCACCGTCCCCACGTGCGACGGACCTGGTCCTGCAGGCACCGCGCTTGTCCTGCGACAGGCAAACAAAAGCTCCCTTTGCAGCTGGAATCCCCTCGTTTTGGGCAACTCCTTGGCTAGCAGTGGAAGGCATCACGTAGTCAGCCTGTGTTTACAGGGTGGTGCAGGCTGCAGAGTATGAGCACACGCTAATTAGCACACATAGTGGCTGCCTATATTTAGAAGTGCCTGCTAAATCTGAGCATcaattaaagttttgtttttaaacgaCGTTTGAAAAACTCCACctcttttcttcatgaaagGAGACAATTTCCAAGTCCCCGATTCGTAAGAATTATGGGCTTTTTACAACTCCtttgctctctttctttcctctccccttcgCCATGAACTTGGTCCCCAGCGGTGCCGTGCCCGCGGGGGTGAAGATGCAGTTTGCTTTGGCATGGGGCAGGGGTTTGACAGTGCATGCGCGACCAGAACAAAGGGAGCAAACAGATTGCTTCCTCACAGCTTATCTAATGCAAATAACTCCGATCAAACTTCCTGGGGCTGGTCTTTATTCTCTGGAAAGGGCATCGTGGAGTCCGATCCCGTGTGCTCTCACGGCAGCCCCAGCCATGCGATGCTCAGTGCTGGCTCCTGACAgtccctgcacccccagcctgctcaggCTCTGGGGCTGGGCCAGCTGGGACCAACAGGGACAGTCTGATTTGGGGGAAAATCCACTCAAAGCAGGGgtgagcacagcccaggaggagctggatgGCAGCAATACCCTGCGGAGCAGCCCTTTgctcccagtgcacccagttCTCCCAGTTCAGGGGCTTCAGCAGGCGTCCTGCCAGCACGGTGTGGCTTCAGACGATGCTTTAGGGTCTAACCAGGGATATCATTTTCAGAGGGTTCGTCTGGTTTTCTCTCAATCCTCTATGTCTGCTCGGTACCCTGCAGCAAAGGCAGCACCCGGTGGCACCCACGGTGCTGCCCCGGTGCTCGTGGTGGGTGCCAGCTGGCggtggcagagcaggggctggcactGAGAGCAGCCGGGATGACAAACAGCATTTGGGATTGAAATGTTCCTGTCCtgtcacttttgtttttaagcccTCTTTTGGTCACAGCACTCACTCAGCTGCCAGGGGGGAGCGGGGTCGTGCTGCAGGGACGCTGTTGGTGCACCCGCTACTCGCCTGGGGCTTGCTGGGTGGCACTGGGTGCCGAGGGTacgtgtggggctgggggccggggcacttttggggcagcagcacctgcctCAGCACAGCGggtcggggctgggggagccccgcTGCCCTTAGCAAAATGCTGTGCCTTGCTTTGAGGTTGGGGACGGGGAAGGGCAGCCtccaggctggggacagcagcgcTTGGGGGCTGAGTCCATCTCACCAGTAGAACCCAAGGCTTCTCCCACCcagttgtttttcctccccGTGTGTTTTTTGCTGCCCTCTGCCCCCGTGTTTTAGGACCACGGAGATAGCACAGCCCATTGAGCAAACACGGTACCTCCTAGCCCCGACGGTATCGTGGCTCCCAGGGCAGGAGTGCTTATTAGAGGCCCTTTTATTACAAGACACACCTTGGAAAGTTCCTCTCCTCggaagggctgggaggaggagggtggtaattcagttttcattcttcGCCAGCGAAGAGAGGTCCcgggtggctgcagggagccaaGGCAAGCGGGGCGGCAGTGGGACGCGGATGGGGGgcgcaggagctgctgcccccatGAGTGGGCACCGTGATgggagggtgctgggagggcagagctggggcaacGGGGCCACCCCCGGCACCGGCACTCACCGGGCTCCTTCGGGAAAACCTCCCCGAGcgcctgccccatccccagtCCCAAACTGGGAGCTGCCCGGGTGGGCTGGGGGCCGTGGAGCTGCTCCCACGGCAGGCGGCAGCTGGGCAGCGAGAGCATCTGAAGGGGGACTTTGTTCCCCGTCCGCTGGTCACGTAGCCATGTGGGAACACTCGATTTATTCCCCGGCAGCGCTATCAGCACATACCAGGCTTGACAACAGCTGGGAGCCGTGGAACTTGCCCAAGAATAGCGCTGGGGAGCTCGCTGCCTGAGTCAGAGCTGTCTGGATCAGCTCCTGCCCCGCGGGGGCCTCCCAGCATCAAGGGACAGCCGCTGCCACGGGGGAGACCTTGGGGAGGGGGCCACGGGgtggtggggagctgctgcccccacTGAGCTCGGGGCTGCAGACGGGGCCACGCAGCTCCTCCTGGAGCAGGGGGGGTCCTGGAGGAAGCTGCAGCGTGCGGCTCCGCCGCTGACTGCTCAGATGTAATTCCCTGGGCTTGTCTACACTTGACAGCGAGCTGGTATTGCAGAAGGGTGTGAATTTGCAAGCGGAGAATTCCATATTTAGGAATAACCAGGTTAAAGCAAGCAGCAGGAAGGTGCTCGCGCTCCGGAATCGGGGTTCCGAGGAGCGTGTGGTTGTTCTGTGTGCCGCTCGTCCgagggggagagaggggcagCGTGTGGTGTCTGAGCTGCCTGCAAAGCCCGAGCACCTCCCTGGCTCGTAAACCACCCGTCCTTCTCAGTGCCTGCTCCCTGAAGAGGGTTTGTAGCTGGAGCAACACGTGCAAAGAGCTTTGCTGGGACGTGGTTTCGTAGCCGGGCACGGCACAGGGTGCCCGATTTCTGCTTCCCCACGGAGCAGCTGTAAAAAGTCCTGGAGAAGTTCCAGCGCTGGAAACGCTGACAGCTGGATCAGGCGGAGCATCGGCCCGCGAGCTGTCCCCAGGAATCTTGCTCGTGGTGCGGGGCTGTGTTGGCAGCTCACGGGGGTCTCCAAAGGGGGCCGGGAGGTGGCTCTCCCTCACGGTGCCTGGCTCGGGTGTGATAGCAGTGCCCAGCGTGCACATGGGGCCGTTCCGGGTGCTAAATCAGAACTTCCGCAGAAAAATTCTTCTGGTTTCAGTTATCCTTTACCCTGTGCTTCCCAGCAAGAAGCGGGGCAGCGGGAAGCTCACCCCATGCCCACGTGTCTGGGTTTCTCCGGGCGGTGCCTCGGTGCCTACGTGCTCCGGGTGCCGAGTGCGAGCGGAAAACTGGGGCCAGATTCAGCCTCAGCCCTGACCGCCTGCGGGCGTTTTTGGAAATGCCTCTGACCTGTCCCGACAGCGGCCAGTCGTCGGCCACAAGCAGGGTTTGAGGTCCTTGTCCCGTAGGGATATCAGGGCTTATCTCGGCAGGGTGAGGCGGTGCTGAGCGAGCGCCTCTGCTCCTTCTCGCAGCAGGTGAAGGAGGCCCCCAAACCGGCACCATGACGGAGTGCTTCGACTGCGACAACTGCAAGGAGTCCCTGTACGGGCGCAAGTACATCCAGATGGACAACGGCCCGTACTGCATCCCCTGCTACGACGCCCACTTCGCCAACACCTGCGACGAGTGCAAGGAGCTCATCGGCCACGACTGCAGAGTGAGTATGGGCCCCGTGCTGAGCATCGCGGGCTCCGGGTGCTCGTCCCCAACCCCCCTCACCTCGCTGTCCTCCCCAGGAGCTGTACTACGAGGATCGCCACTACCACGAGCACTGCTTCCGCTGCTTCCGCTGCGACCGCTCGCTGGCCGACGAGCCCTTCACCTGCCAGGACGAGGAGCTGCTGTGCAACGACTGCTACTGCAGCGAGTTCTCCTCCAAGTGCATCGCCTGCGAGAAGACGGTCATGCCAGGTAGGAGCAGACAGGGGCCAGGGCTGTGGTTTGCTCAAGTTCCAGCAGCACTGGATGGGGCTGCAGGCTCCAGCGCTGGGGCAGCAAGGGAGAGGTGGATTTCTGCCCTCCTACTGCACTGACAGAGCACAGCACGGGCTGGGCGCCGTCTGGCAGGACAGCAGGATGCCGAGATGCGATCAGCACAGCCCTGTCTGTCtgttaccttttcttttttttatgggGAAGTGAGACGGGGAGGAAATAACAAAGGGTTTCCTGGGCATTTTCTGATGTGTGCTGACAAGAAAGGAAGGAATGGCTGAAGGTGCGTCTCTGCCGATAGCCCGAGGCAAAGGAGTGTCTTTGCTTGGCCATTTTGGCACCCGCTTCAGCTATGGGTTACAACAGGCTTCTCTGCCGTGgcctgtgctggtgcagggGGCATGTTGCCACAGCCCTCCCTCTGCTCGTGGCTGCCAGCTGGACCTGGGGACTCCTCCCCAGCCATCTGCGTGGCCCCGTTTGCCCGTGCCACGGTGTGCAGGACCCCGTTTTGTCCTGCACAGCCTCCTGTGTGAGCGCGTGTGCCCCTTCCTGCCTCTCTGAGCACCGCTCTTCTTGCAGGGTCCCGCAAGCTGGAGTACAACGGACAAACCTGGCACGAGCACTGCTTCAtatgcagcagctgccagcagcccatCGGGTCGCGGTCCTTCATCCCAGACCAGAAGGATTATTACTGTGTCCCCTGCTACGAGAGCAAGTTTGCTCCTCGCTGCACTCGCTGCAAAAAGGTACGGCTGGCCGGGCAGCCCAAAACCCTCATCCTGTGGTCCAGGGCTGAgttccctgctcctgccacgAAGGGGTGGTGGGATGGTGCTGGGGTGGGCCCCCATCTCCCctggctgggaggagaggacaGGGGACTCGTGGAtggcccagctgctgcctgtcagtggctgctctgctccaacAGTGCCAGGGATGTGCAggctgtgctccagccctctccaAGCCCCATCAGAAAAAGATTTGGGTGCCAGCACCCTGGGTGACAGCACCTCCTGCATGGCCGTGCCTGTGT
Encoded proteins:
- the FHL3 gene encoding four and a half LIM domains protein 3 isoform X1 — translated: MQARALHRSPRVAAFGRFRTSWAPSSAALWAGEGGPQTGTMTECFDCDNCKESLYGRKYIQMDNGPYCIPCYDAHFANTCDECKELIGHDCRELYYEDRHYHEHCFRCFRCDRSLADEPFTCQDEELLCNDCYCSEFSSKCIACEKTVMPGSRKLEYNGQTWHEHCFICSSCQQPIGSRSFIPDQKDYYCVPCYESKFAPRCTRCKKTLTKGGVTYRDEPWHKECFVCTGCKTPLAGQQFTSQDDNPYCIKCFGNLYAKKCSACTKPITGFGGGKYVSFEDRHWHHNCFNCARCNTSLVGKGFIPDNDEILCRDCSSDL
- the FHL3 gene encoding four and a half LIM domains protein 3 isoform X2, whose product is MQAGEGGPQTGTMTECFDCDNCKESLYGRKYIQMDNGPYCIPCYDAHFANTCDECKELIGHDCRELYYEDRHYHEHCFRCFRCDRSLADEPFTCQDEELLCNDCYCSEFSSKCIACEKTVMPGSRKLEYNGQTWHEHCFICSSCQQPIGSRSFIPDQKDYYCVPCYESKFAPRCTRCKKTLTKGGVTYRDEPWHKECFVCTGCKTPLAGQQFTSQDDNPYCIKCFGNLYAKKCSACTKPITGFGGGKYVSFEDRHWHHNCFNCARCNTSLVGKGFIPDNDEILCRDCSSDL
- the FHL3 gene encoding four and a half LIM domains protein 3 isoform X3 produces the protein MQGEGGPQTGTMTECFDCDNCKESLYGRKYIQMDNGPYCIPCYDAHFANTCDECKELIGHDCRELYYEDRHYHEHCFRCFRCDRSLADEPFTCQDEELLCNDCYCSEFSSKCIACEKTVMPGSRKLEYNGQTWHEHCFICSSCQQPIGSRSFIPDQKDYYCVPCYESKFAPRCTRCKKTLTKGGVTYRDEPWHKECFVCTGCKTPLAGQQFTSQDDNPYCIKCFGNLYAKKCSACTKPITGFGGGKYVSFEDRHWHHNCFNCARCNTSLVGKGFIPDNDEILCRDCSSDL
- the FHL3 gene encoding four and a half LIM domains protein 3 isoform X4 is translated as MTECFDCDNCKESLYGRKYIQMDNGPYCIPCYDAHFANTCDECKELIGHDCRELYYEDRHYHEHCFRCFRCDRSLADEPFTCQDEELLCNDCYCSEFSSKCIACEKTVMPGSRKLEYNGQTWHEHCFICSSCQQPIGSRSFIPDQKDYYCVPCYESKFAPRCTRCKKTLTKGGVTYRDEPWHKECFVCTGCKTPLAGQQFTSQDDNPYCIKCFGNLYAKKCSACTKPITGFGGGKYVSFEDRHWHHNCFNCARCNTSLVGKGFIPDNDEILCRDCSSDL